The Oncorhynchus masou masou isolate Uvic2021 chromosome 14, UVic_Omas_1.1, whole genome shotgun sequence region TACATTTTGAATTATAAGCTATCCTCCActtacagcctccactggtgtgtgtgtgtgtgtgtcagataaaGAGTaagagtaaaataaaataaaaaattaagatTAAGAGTGCACCATTGAGAACTCCATTGTCTTACATTCCTGTAAAGTAtttccacagtgtgtgtgtgtgtctgagaaagTTTTATATTTACatattgcatgtgtgtgtgcgcccaCAGGATGAGTACATTCACTTCCTGAGGGATAGTCAGCGTGAGGCTCTgatggaggaggaaaggagataCCGTTTCCTGGCTGAGAAACACTGTGGTCTCACTCAGTCCGTCGTCTATCTCATGAACAAGGTAGTGTAGCTTACTACATTCTCATTTAATTGTACACACacaataatatatgccatttagcagacacttttatccaaaccGACTTACAGTCAGGCATGCGTACATTTTACGTATGGATGGTCCCGTTAAGTAAACCCGCTATCCTGGCATTACAAGTgccctgctctaccaactgagctacagaggaccgccCTCTCCAATAGTGTCATAAACCACATTCATCACAGAAATAACATTGGCTGGTTTCCAATATGACAACCTGCTGCTGGCCTTTTTTCTTGTTTTCTCCAAATTTGTGGATTTAAAGGGAATGAATAAGTAGGCTCCACCATTCCTAGTTTGATGCTTTCTGGGGGgggttatgagagagagagagtaacccaagtaagagagaagagagtgagttTCCTGACTAGATTAAAGTCAATGAATAAACAAGGTCATTGAAagtaatgtaatgtgtgtgtgtgttttcgatGGGCCAGACAGGGGCAGGGGGAGGCCTACAGCAGATAGCTGACGGATGGAGAGACCAGGTCAATGCCACCAGAGGACCTGGATCCCAGAACCCCTCTCGCCTGGACCAGGACAACACGTTCAgaatgagggaggaggaaagggggagccAATGGTCAGGCAAAGAGGAGCAGCCTCTGGGAAGAGTGCCCTCCAGAGGTGTGGGCATGATATACTGTTtatctacactacagtatacCAAACCTATAGAGTTAGATAGAGTACTCATCTTCGTGCCCAGTTGACTACTTTGGTGGAAGCCATCAATGTCAATGTCCATGATAAAACAAGTTACATTATGTCCATCAGGAGTCATCTATCTGGCTCTATAACCATACCATAAATAAATACTATGTATATACCATACCCAAAGTGTTCAGGTGTCTTTCCTCTCCTATGACCTGCCCTCCTGGCCCTCTGATGTTcacatatctcctctctcctccctatatTCAGACCCCATCACCCCCCCGTCCAGGCCCATCACCCCCAAAACACCCTTTATATCCAGCTCAATTGGTGAGTCCCTAGGtctgggtggaggtggaggagggagacctATGAGAGATCTGGTGTCCCACCCCGCTAACTCCAACAGCCCCaccctgctgagagagagagagatctctatatatatagatatggagagagagagagagagagagagagatagatagatatatatatatatatagagagagagatatatatatatagagagatatatatatatatatagagagagagagagagatagagatatatatatatatagagagagagagatatatatatatatatagagagagagagagagagagagatatatatatatatagagagagagagatagatatatatatatatatatagagagagagagatagatagatatatatatatatatatatatagagagagagagagagatatatatatatatatagagagagagagagagatatatatatatatatatatagagagagagagagaatatctctatatatatatatagagagagagagagagatatctctatatatatatatagagagagagagagagatatctatatatatatatagagagagagagaatatctctatatatatatagagagagagagagatatctatatatatatagagagagagagagagagagatatatatatatatatatagagagagatagatatatatatatatatatatagagagagagagatatatatatatatatatatatatagagagagagagagagaatatctctatatatatagagagagatagagagagagagagagagagagatatctctatatatatatagagagagagagagagagagatatatctatatatatagagagagagagagagagatatctatatatatatatagagagagagagtatatctatatatatatatagagagagagagatatatatatatatatagagagagagatatatatatatatatatatatatagagagatatatatatatatatatatatatatatatatatatatatagagagagatatatatatatatatatatatatatatatagagatatatatatatatatatatatatagagagagagagagatatatatatagagagatatatatatatatatatatatatatatatatatagagagagagatatatatatatatatagatatatatatatatatatatatatagagagagagatatatatatatatagagagaagatatatatagagagagatatatatatatatagatatatatatatatatatatatatatatagagagagagatatatatatatatatatagagagagaaatatatatatatatatatagagagagagagatatatatatatatatatatatatagagatatatacatagagagatatatatatatatatagagatatatatacatatatatatagagagagagagagagagatatatatatatatatagagagatatctatagagagagagagagatatatatatatagagatatatatatatagagatatatatatatatagagagagagagagattccaagaacacaggatgagatgttactatccgttgtgcaagcacttccaagagttaataaacagtgaacgtggtgaaatttggggagcgcatcgtcagtagtgtacctttggttcctagggtgtttcggcctttcacactatacaccctccccaaaggcggccagcgacagggtgatcaatcctacgcttgcgtcccattcccaattagtcataggagttgccttgttgttgatagccaacatcccatgggactatgcatggcaggggcgtcctcctccctgagtcaagcattgttgaccgcatacctcctggccctctcacttcggggcccagctggggtctttcctcttcatccagagccactgactgctgccttctgccgcctctgatacagctttgattgccgaacgctggctctggcccttaattcccaggtctctaagcagtctggttgtagatgttgccacaaaacctctgcagaccacctccactggtcggacttctgtgttccagccatgatgccgtgcttcggcagctagatcagcatagcgcagatgttttcgctcataagccacatctactgagttttcccagggtactgtgattatatatatatatatatatatatatatatatatatatatatatatatatatatatatatatatatatatatatatgagagatatatatagatatatatatatatagagatgtatagatatatatatatatatatagatatatatatagagagatatatagagatagatatatatatatatagagagagagctatatatagatatatatatagagatatatctagatatatatagagatatagagatatatatatatatatatatatatatatatatatatatatttagagatagagatatatatatatagagagagagagatagagatgccCCTGCCTTTGTGGCAGAGCTGAACTCACAGAACAACATTGTATAAGGAAAACTTCAAGCCGTTAGAGAGATACTCCACTAGATACTGTAGTATTTGGGATATGTATCAGAAAATGTTAAATAccattttaatatatatattttttagcttACTTGCTTATGACTTGCTGAATGCTAGCCTGCCATAGCTCTCTGTCCTTCATAGAAACTCATAGAAATGTATTTCTTCTCTGTTTCCCCCCACAGTCAGGGCTGGTTCCCAGCTGCCTTTGTGGGGCCACTGGAGGAGGCCCCTAGATCAACTGGCTCCAGGTGATCCATACTTAAAGGGACAGTCCACCCAAATTTCCCTTCAAGGGAAATTATATGTGAATTATGAAACATTGCTAGTGAGTTATGTTGATCGTGTTTTATATTCTAAAAATAGTTGCTAATGCTGTTTTGACTTTTGATTACCTTTGACCCTTCAGTAGCGCCACCCTTAGGAACGCCCACAGTATGGACAACCTGCTGGACCAATCAGGAAGCAGCAGCCACGGCAGACCCCCGCCCCCGCCTCCacccaatagacagacagagatgcgTCCAATCACACCCATCATGGAGAGAAGGGCAGAATCTCACTCTGACAACAAGGTAGTGCTGCCTGGGTGATCACTGAGGATTGATGTTGGCCATGAAGGTCTTATTAAAGTCTAGTGTTGAGATTGTTTACACTATGGTGAGCCTGCTATGGTGAGCCACACTAACGTAGTGGTTCTGGTAAATCAATGTTGGTTTGTTATTTTTAACATGATAGTCTGAGGAAAGTGTCTATTCAGGTTTTTGGTGAGGCATAACAAGTAAGGAAAAGCTAGTTATAATTAAAGCTAGTTAGAATTGAGTTAAAGCGATAAAAGTTTAATGAAAGCTTCAAATACAGAAGTTAGTATTTAAAATCTGCTGCATGTTTGTCCTCTGGCCAGCAGGGGCACTGTGGCAATGTGTTGTTCTCTATGATGCCACAGCCCTCTTTCTGGTGGATGCAGGGGTTTAATGAAGGCTTAAAATAGAGAAGCTCCAGCTGCTGACAGTAGGggggtgaggagtgtgtgtgtgtgtgtgtgtgtgtgtgtgtgtgtgtgtgtgtgtgtgtgtgtgtgtgtgtgtgtgtgtgtgtgtgtgtgtgtgtgtgtggtgttggatcTTTGCGTGGTGTGGATTACACACCCATAGAtgctctgcccccctctctgtgTTTCAGGTCTATATGTAAAAATGATTGCATGGGTTGGAATAGATACCTTTAAAGTTGTGTTCTTTGCTCTCCATGCAGAGAGGAGAGCGCCATGGTGCACCTGGGCCAAACCTCTTCCCAAAGTAAGGAACAACCATTGCAGTTCTCATCAGTCCTATATGTGTTTATTCATTACTAAGAAGTGATATCTAGAGAGATTGTTCGAGATTGACGTCGAAATTGGATGTTTATCCACGTTCCGAGAACATTGGGAAATGCCACCAAAACCAGCCACTAAGGGCAACAGTGAacgctattaccatcaagtaggctt contains the following coding sequences:
- the LOC135553920 gene encoding brain-specific angiogenesis inhibitor 1-associated protein 2-like protein 2 isoform X1; protein product: MSGQNIDQLHRSTLGIYAQSLMDQFNPSLQKLVSLGNSYMQAFQALAVTSEAYFSTLAKIGEQAFHTMSSCLIGDVLIQISENQKRLTTELEAIFRWFHSEVLQEMDNNVKLDKDYIAGSRRRYEMEVRTQATSLERQLRGGAYKDEYIHFLRDSQREALMEEERRYRFLAEKHCGLTQSVVYLMNKTGAGGGLQQIADGWRDQVNATRGPGSQNPSRLDQDNTFRMREEERGSQWSGKEEQPLGRVPSRVRAGSQLPLWGHWRRPLDQLAPVAPPLGTPTVWTTCWTNQEAAATADPRPRLHPIDRQRCVQSHPSWREGQNLTLTTREESAMVHLGQTSSQRALTLSPLSS
- the LOC135553920 gene encoding brain-specific angiogenesis inhibitor 1-associated protein 2-like protein 2 isoform X2; translation: MSGQNIDQLHRSTLGIYASLMDQFNPSLQKLVSLGNSYMQAFQALAVTSEAYFSTLAKIGEQAFHTMSSCLIGDVLIQISENQKRLTTELEAIFRWFHSEVLQEMDNNVKLDKDYIAGSRRRYEMEVRTQATSLERQLRGGAYKDEYIHFLRDSQREALMEEERRYRFLAEKHCGLTQSVVYLMNKTGAGGGLQQIADGWRDQVNATRGPGSQNPSRLDQDNTFRMREEERGSQWSGKEEQPLGRVPSRVRAGSQLPLWGHWRRPLDQLAPVAPPLGTPTVWTTCWTNQEAAATADPRPRLHPIDRQRCVQSHPSWREGQNLTLTTREESAMVHLGQTSSQRALTLSPLSS